Proteins encoded within one genomic window of Phototrophicus methaneseepsis:
- a CDS encoding SRPBCC family protein, with the protein MNNTIDHAILIPAYAKTIWRHLSNPEENAAWQTNCERIAYLNSIRDARGIRYRAFGKNGQESVVEITAWYPGLGYEYVIIDGFNHTNRGRIRLQEVAEGTVVQWTFNYETSGLMGSLSNSLVIKRNLNNEIIKNLQSLYQYIGQVAERVDTNQIKAVMREAPDVENRANYQPRYPSALEADEADASRSFEFASGDRFAVENTLTSSSTQERPAVKPEPEREPFIDETPFQRPDYTDRPATEPSRTGLIIPEPPLSEVDTKPNPTVNEADEEPATISMDATQSQTQQDIHTESPATEDSAASRFVIPRPPFEPSTEEPQDPEPELTDAAETTPPVITEQAEVPPVLAPSPSYEEEPAVEPVKETEPLSAPKSAPTRDEKAATDEKEQPQPAPTIDADNIFDTSQISVFEIFGLQKPSETQETRAILGNQLGDTGEAEVDEEAEDIERGFGLRWKLRRKKVHLKHPH; encoded by the coding sequence ATGAATAACACAATCGACCATGCCATCCTGATCCCAGCCTACGCCAAGACAATTTGGCGGCATCTGAGCAACCCTGAGGAAAATGCGGCGTGGCAAACTAATTGTGAGCGAATCGCCTATCTCAACAGTATACGTGACGCACGCGGCATTCGTTACCGGGCCTTTGGCAAAAATGGTCAGGAGAGCGTTGTAGAGATTACAGCATGGTATCCTGGCCTGGGTTATGAGTATGTCATTATCGATGGGTTCAATCATACGAACCGTGGCCGAATCCGCCTGCAAGAAGTTGCCGAGGGTACGGTTGTTCAATGGACGTTCAACTACGAAACGTCTGGCCTGATGGGAAGTTTATCCAACTCGCTGGTGATTAAGCGCAACCTCAACAATGAGATTATCAAGAATCTACAATCGCTCTATCAATATATTGGGCAGGTTGCAGAGCGCGTCGATACAAACCAGATCAAGGCCGTCATGCGAGAGGCCCCCGATGTCGAAAATCGGGCCAATTATCAGCCACGATATCCATCTGCCCTGGAAGCTGACGAAGCGGATGCATCCCGCAGTTTTGAATTTGCATCAGGGGATCGGTTTGCAGTCGAAAACACGCTTACCAGCTCATCCACGCAGGAACGTCCAGCAGTCAAACCAGAGCCGGAGCGGGAACCGTTCATCGACGAGACGCCATTTCAGCGGCCAGATTATACAGATCGACCCGCGACTGAGCCCAGCCGCACAGGTCTTATCATTCCAGAGCCTCCTCTATCTGAGGTCGACACAAAGCCGAACCCAACGGTTAACGAAGCCGACGAAGAACCTGCAACGATATCAATGGATGCGACCCAGAGCCAGACACAGCAGGACATCCATACAGAAAGCCCTGCTACTGAAGATAGTGCCGCTAGCAGGTTTGTGATACCCAGGCCACCCTTTGAGCCTTCTACAGAAGAACCTCAAGACCCAGAACCAGAATTAACTGATGCGGCTGAAACAACGCCTCCAGTCATCACGGAGCAAGCCGAGGTACCTCCTGTATTAGCGCCATCACCATCTTATGAAGAGGAACCTGCGGTAGAGCCAGTTAAAGAAACTGAGCCACTCTCAGCCCCTAAATCTGCCCCCACAAGGGATGAAAAAGCTGCAACAGACGAAAAAGAGCAGCCACAACCAGCACCTACTATTGATGCAGATAATATCTTCGATACTTCCCAGATCAGCGTGTTCGAAATCTTTGGCCTGCAAAAGCCGAGCGAAACCCAGGAAACACGGGCGATTCTCGGCAACCAACTAGGTGATACGGGCGAAGCTGAAGTTGATGAAGAGGCAGAGGACATCGAACGCGGCTTCGGCCTCCGTTGGAAGCTACGACGTAAGAAAGTTCATCTCAAGCACCCCCATTAA
- a CDS encoding YtxH domain-containing protein: protein MSLFGKKVTPQSQTLWKDGYVFWGIVFGIVAGGMTRLLNSHKSGDEVRQQLQHRLKPGHSLDDSLEEGKAAARRLQTPNQAPPV from the coding sequence ATGAGCCTGTTTGGTAAGAAGGTGACGCCTCAGTCGCAGACACTCTGGAAGGATGGTTATGTCTTCTGGGGAATTGTCTTTGGTATTGTGGCGGGCGGTATGACGCGTCTGTTGAACTCTCATAAGAGTGGAGATGAAGTCCGGCAGCAGTTGCAACATCGCCTGAAACCCGGGCATTCACTCGATGACAGCCTTGAAGAAGGGAAGGCGGCGGCTCGTCGTCTTCAAACGCCGAATCAAGCGCCGCCTGTATAG
- a CDS encoding NAD(P)H-hydrate dehydratase — protein sequence MVIKITNTEEMRAIEAAADEAGISYQTMMERAGQAAAERALQLIEHLSDPRVTVLIGPGNNGGDGLVTGLLIKQANEAADVRFYLLTERPEDDPYIPVIHEVGLFTALASDDGDKRVLRNMVASSDLVIDALFGIGIRLPLRDEAAKVLRAVRRGLLDREKEHKEAETWSINPAQAPSEAGSGVKILAIDGPSGLDFDTGQIDTTALTADETVTFIAAKYGQLLFPGAQSVGQLTVANLGIPDKVKELKSIEATLLDAATVADLLPARNQDSNKGTFGKAMIVAGSVNYVGAANLAARSAYRSGVGLVSVASARPVAGMLAAATPEATWVLLPHDMGVVSDGATDMFFEEIGKYSALLIGPGMGQEDTTQRFLFQVLDHNRKQAVPKRRGLGFANLPPANDTEDDKAEASELPPLVIDADGLNMLSKEDEWWKHLPENTILTPHPGEMARLTGLSIEEVQKDRFGIVSEKAKEWNTIILLKGAHTLIAEPKGRVTALPFKNDALATAGTGDVLAGLIVGLLAQGMAPYDAACAGAYLHAFAGEFAAQALGPRSVIASDVIDALSSAFKALTPA from the coding sequence GTGGTTATCAAAATTACAAACACCGAAGAAATGCGCGCTATAGAAGCAGCCGCAGACGAAGCAGGTATTTCTTATCAAACCATGATGGAACGAGCTGGTCAGGCCGCTGCAGAGCGTGCTTTACAGCTCATTGAGCACCTGAGCGATCCTCGCGTCACCGTGCTTATTGGTCCCGGCAATAATGGCGGTGATGGCCTGGTAACGGGTCTGCTCATCAAACAAGCCAATGAAGCAGCAGATGTACGTTTTTACCTGCTCACGGAACGCCCAGAAGATGATCCCTATATTCCTGTGATCCATGAAGTGGGCCTGTTTACTGCGTTAGCAAGCGATGATGGCGACAAACGCGTCCTGAGAAATATGGTTGCCAGTTCCGACCTCGTCATTGATGCATTGTTTGGCATTGGTATTCGCCTGCCCCTGCGCGATGAAGCCGCCAAAGTCTTGCGTGCCGTCCGGCGTGGCTTGCTGGACCGCGAAAAAGAGCACAAAGAAGCCGAAACATGGTCAATTAATCCGGCACAAGCCCCCTCAGAAGCCGGATCAGGCGTTAAGATACTTGCCATTGATGGCCCTAGCGGCTTGGATTTCGATACAGGCCAGATCGACACAACCGCCCTAACAGCAGACGAAACTGTCACATTTATCGCAGCAAAATACGGCCAACTGCTCTTCCCAGGGGCGCAATCTGTGGGCCAGCTTACCGTCGCCAACCTGGGAATACCTGATAAAGTCAAAGAATTGAAATCCATCGAAGCGACTTTGCTCGATGCGGCGACCGTAGCTGATTTGTTACCAGCACGCAATCAGGACAGCAATAAGGGCACATTTGGTAAAGCGATGATTGTCGCTGGCTCCGTCAATTACGTTGGTGCAGCCAACCTGGCCGCGAGGTCTGCTTACCGTAGTGGGGTCGGATTAGTCTCTGTGGCCTCTGCTCGTCCTGTTGCGGGTATGCTAGCAGCAGCCACACCAGAAGCAACGTGGGTACTCCTCCCGCATGATATGGGCGTTGTCAGTGATGGCGCTACGGATATGTTCTTTGAAGAAATCGGCAAATACAGCGCCCTGCTAATAGGCCCTGGCATGGGACAGGAAGATACAACACAACGCTTCTTATTCCAGGTGCTGGATCACAACCGTAAACAAGCTGTGCCCAAGCGACGCGGCCTGGGATTTGCGAACCTGCCCCCCGCCAATGACACCGAAGATGACAAAGCAGAAGCATCAGAACTACCGCCGCTTGTCATTGATGCTGATGGACTCAATATGCTGAGCAAAGAAGACGAATGGTGGAAGCACCTACCAGAGAATACGATCTTAACACCGCACCCTGGCGAAATGGCGCGGCTAACAGGACTATCTATTGAAGAAGTCCAGAAAGATCGCTTTGGTATCGTTAGCGAAAAGGCAAAAGAATGGAATACCATCATCTTGCTGAAAGGTGCGCACACACTCATTGCAGAGCCAAAAGGCCGCGTAACAGCCCTACCCTTTAAGAACGATGCTCTTGCAACAGCCGGGACAGGCGATGTGCTTGCAGGCCTCATCGTCGGGTTGCTGGCTCAAGGTATGGCACCTTATGATGCGGCCTGTGCAGGCGCTTATTTACATGCCTTTGCGGGCGAATTTGCGGCGCAAGCGTTAGGGCCTCGCAGCGTTATCGCCAGTGATGTGATAGACGCCTTGAGCAGCGCTTTTAAGGCCCTCACGCCCGCATAA
- a CDS encoding DUF305 domain-containing protein, whose protein sequence is MNQDARSKYLKFAAMIATSMVVMFAFMYLNTYDVAHVRWSETRVFMTFIMGAAMSVVMLTFMRDMYTNTKLNIAIYVGSVIVFIAALFLVRSQTTVYDQSYMKAMIPHHSIAILTSENANIEDVRVRDLADEIIQAQRREIKEMNWLIDDIQQNGIADTQDEAEERPVPEFEAEP, encoded by the coding sequence ATGAATCAGGATGCTAGATCAAAATATCTAAAATTTGCAGCCATGATCGCAACCTCAATGGTTGTGATGTTTGCATTCATGTATCTCAACACCTATGATGTCGCACACGTCCGATGGAGCGAAACGCGCGTCTTTATGACGTTTATTATGGGTGCAGCAATGAGTGTCGTGATGCTCACATTTATGCGTGATATGTACACAAATACGAAGCTTAATATCGCTATTTACGTGGGGAGCGTTATTGTCTTTATAGCCGCTTTATTTCTCGTGCGCAGCCAAACCACGGTCTACGATCAATCCTATATGAAAGCAATGATCCCCCATCATTCAATTGCCATTTTAACAAGTGAAAATGCCAACATTGAAGATGTGCGCGTCCGAGATCTAGCTGATGAGATTATCCAAGCCCAACGCCGAGAAATCAAGGAAATGAATTGGCTAATTGATGATATTCAGCAAAATGGTATCGCTGACACGCAAGACGAAGCCGAAGAACGTCCGGTTCCAGAATTTGAGGCTGAACCCTAA
- a CDS encoding class I SAM-dependent methyltransferase → MMSPASLWWRLVRFGFRLLYNELAFTYDLVSWVVSMGAWRCWQRAALSFLPEVGTGCILEVAHGTGNLHLDLRQAGYDVVGVDFSPYMGQITRRKFAKRGQRAILVQAKAQSLPFENGSMQAIICTFPTSFIFESATLQEFYRVLEPDGRFVIVLNGVFVSGGFIRRALEWAFRVTGQRSEPDTDYAADVRAQLTGYGFEAIRQHDVACPRSVAQIIVVKK, encoded by the coding sequence ATGATGTCTCCTGCTAGTTTGTGGTGGCGGCTGGTTCGTTTTGGCTTTCGTTTGCTTTATAACGAATTGGCCTTCACTTACGATCTCGTAAGCTGGGTTGTATCTATGGGGGCGTGGCGCTGTTGGCAGCGCGCCGCGCTCTCATTTTTGCCTGAGGTTGGCACAGGTTGCATTCTAGAAGTAGCCCATGGAACTGGGAATTTGCACCTGGATTTGCGCCAGGCGGGCTATGATGTCGTTGGGGTGGATTTTTCGCCGTATATGGGGCAGATCACACGCCGCAAGTTTGCCAAAAGAGGGCAGAGAGCCATCCTTGTTCAAGCAAAGGCACAGTCACTCCCTTTCGAAAATGGCTCTATGCAGGCGATTATTTGCACCTTTCCGACGTCGTTTATTTTCGAATCAGCAACCTTACAAGAGTTTTATCGTGTCTTAGAGCCTGATGGACGATTTGTCATTGTTTTGAATGGCGTCTTCGTCAGTGGTGGCTTTATCCGCCGTGCTCTGGAATGGGCTTTCCGTGTTACAGGCCAACGCAGCGAACCAGATACGGACTATGCAGCGGATGTCCGGGCACAGTTAACTGGTTATGGTTTTGAGGCCATAAGGCAGCATGATGTTGCTTGTCCACGGAGCGTGGCTCAGATAATTGTCGTGAAAAAATGA